The Perca fluviatilis chromosome 2, GENO_Pfluv_1.0, whole genome shotgun sequence genome includes a region encoding these proteins:
- the LOC120573022 gene encoding TLC domain-containing protein 3A-like: protein MFTALVCGAVVFPGLFYNFRKVLKYTFTHWSDADVVSVSERLVSAIHASLATAAGVTVVTSCRDVMTDSHWLVNWFVLFGAPYMANDIYAMYLSRYHTQEARGDSSLYSGHSLQTVKAFLLKDWMLVLHHLVLLFIFLPITLFFRRGLGDFFIGCLFTTEFSTPFVSIGKILIQLGLDDTRLHRINGIIVLLSFFTCRILVFPFMYWMYGQQFGIPLQRVAFHLPLHCNVGNLVILAPQIYWFNLLLRKANRLYLRQKGGNRDGNKGRPKTD from the exons ATGTTTACTGCGTTGGTTTGTGGAGCTGTGGTGTTTCCAGGGCTTTTCTACAACTTCAGGAAAGTACTGAAATACACTTTCACACACTGGAGTGACGCCGACGTGGTTTCTGTCAGTGAGAG GCTGGTGTCCGCTATCCATGCTTCTTTGGCTACTGCAGCTGGAGTCACTGTTGTGACTTCCTGCAGGGATGTCATGACTGACAG TCACTGGCTGGTCAATTGGTTTGTGTTGTTCGGAGCTCCCTATATGGCCAACGACATCTATGCCATGTATCTGAGCCGCTACCATACTCAGGAGGCCAGAGGTGATTCCAGTTTATACAGCGGCCACTCTCTTCAGACAGTGAAGGCTTTCCTCCTGAAGGACTGGATGTTGGTCCTCCATCACCTGGTGCTGCTTTTCATTTTCCTGCCTATCACTCTG tttttcagAAGGGGACTGGGTGATTTCTTCATTGGCTGCTTGTTCACCACAGAGTTCAGCACTCCTTTCGTCTCTATAGGAAAGATTCTCATCCAG CTGGGCCTCGATGACACCAGGCTGCACAGAATCAATGGCATCATTGTCCTCTTGAGTTTCTTTACGTGTCGGATCTTGGTCTTCCCCTTCATGTACTGGATGTACGGCCAGCAGTTTGGGATTCCCCTGCAAAGAGTCGCCTTCCATCTGCCTCTGCACTGCAACGTGGGTAACCTGGTGATCCTGGCGCCACAGATCTACTGGTTTAATCTGCTGCTGAGGAAAGCTAACCGACTCTACCTGCGACAGAAGGGAGGGAACAGAGACGGAAACAAAGGCAGGCCGAAGACCGACTGA
- the gemin4 gene encoding gem-associated protein 4, which produces MMNKDVAVLQGAFLLADKLCLPSSLSSLEKADWSRVGHLVLEAVKEVCGQDVTAAVSWIKKLVCAVWLKVLCRETGEDMETAWRENPFFPLQNGLPDVNHVVLLEVVRSMPAAQIFAQFLFCLPQSRICAELERLVQHVRSSPTREDDVRLFLEVWWELWKGRDEQEAGGEDSIETMFGRQFARLLSESPSLCPQSAKRFKLDASDPPVWSPTADVLPILLQALKDIKDHITTTDLCLQALSISLDALYTTFLIDQAVMLPTEEKMHILSKEVSIREKKNEKLSPELIQEAQRDLCASHTPSQFQPSRMKLGEALKIITELSQFWQNSGLLKVHDSPSYSAFKLEQSVQRVLTALQKAEVPETMTEMDDQETEKNELRGLLESLAFPVTESTPDANARVTAIIINHRLEDYQNFAVLFASEQSWAACDELWINCLEKNQAAFQQHDTLIKLTSTLMSKLHSESPNVSQCRKLMKVIADIFSALCLEDKNKALAAMLRLSSRGFFGRSVPSAVTAGFEQELNMAFNCIIQGRGGVSAATSQGNLNTAVSLVARVAFQNPEAALRSCCHSAIFNKGAFSLMAKILQQLPGLRGQRERKVEAQSNEDESRAAEESVDEGKDAPSGSALLCRCLQELLKTKSLSANEKEQLLKCLGLLMMPVMTVEGEEERRQSFLTPQEVVNIFVLPNLSTTAKSCFDLELSLQLLHTALSVDVQEPASSPHWVLDCSPFPLLYVLAQLLNQTLRCWEQPLESTVHHWSMDTKELLVSVLTTLGQVVGAEVAADPSSWSRSLFWLHDKMEGLDWTIRFYLKPVWGEHFKNEVPSSLLAVCDLPEQEWSGLVLPQYGQGTGLLAWMECCSVSDSLQSTMLSCLSLDQRRPDHVNMFSKGLLVALTQTLPWCSLPQWTRLLRVLRELITSGRLHVPFSLEYVDYLPLLDLRRFSCDLRLSVLLLRVLQLLCGSSCSHWLPGDGWAHAGRLYAHAVREMMNSVRAKLPLPSSGALTVPASTSPQTPVSRDSSPSCTSIKAPKMSKELQQAKGSPLKSKESQMEEEEELVETTVPSQEVLFVLSQLFCHVQHIQVMMPGGQCEPLFLSSLEILSHYEAIMAAFPHSSSPLESDNTRHFFSTITDNLENQEMKAVLQQKIAQLVSSAA; this is translated from the exons ATGATGAACAAGG ATGTGGCTGTTCTTCAGGGTGCTTTCCTGCTGGCTGATAAACTGTGTCTCCCCTCATCCCTGTCCTCCCTCGAGAAAGCTGACTGGAGCAGGGTGGGACATCTGGTCCTGGAGGCAGTCAAAGAAGTCTGTGGACAGGATGTGACAGCGGCTGTCAGCTGGATAAAGAAATTAGTATGTGCTGTGTGGTTGAAGGTGTTGTGCCGGGAGACTGGAGAGGACATGGAGACGGCCTGGAGGGAGAACCCTTTCTTCCCCCTCCAGAACGGCCTCCCTGACGTCAACCATGTTGTCCTGCTGGAAGTGGTGAGGTCGATGCCAGCTGCTCAGATATTTGCCCAATTCCTCTTCTGTCTTCCTCAATCCCGGATCTGTGCTGAGCTTGAAAGGCTAGTGCAACACGTGAGGAGCAGCCCTACTAGAGAGGATGATGTTCGACTTTTTCTGGAGGTGTGGTGGGAACTGTGGAAAGGCAGAGATGAGCAGGAAGCGGGAGGAGAGGATAGCATAGAGACGATGTTCGGCAGACAATTTGCTCGTTTGTTGTCGGAGTCTCCAAGTCTGTGCCCTCAGAGTGCCAAGAGGTTCAAGCTAGACGCATCAGATCCACCCGTATGGTCGCCAACCGCTGATGTCCTGCCCATTCTCCTTCAGGCACTTAAAGACATAAAAGATCACATAACTACAACAGACCTTTGCCTCCAGGCCCTCTCCATTTCTCTTGATGCTCTGTACACAACCTTCCTGATAGACCAAGCAGTCATGCTTCCCACCGAAGAGAAGATGCACATCCTGTCTAAAGAAGTCAGCATcagggaaaagaaaaatgagaaaCTGAGTCCTGAACTTATTCAGGAGGCTCAGAGAGACCTGTGTGCGTCTCACACACCATCGCAGTTTCAACCCAGCAGGATGAAGCTTGGAGAAGCTTTGAAGATTATAACAGAACTTTCTCAGTTTTGGCAAAACAGTGGGCTCCTGAAAGTGCATGACAGCCCTAGCTACTCAGCATTCAAACTAGAACAAAGTGTCCAGAGAGTGCTGACAGCTCTACAGAAAGCCGAAGTACCTGAAACTATGACTGAAATGGATGATCAGGAGACTGAGAAGAATGAACTCAGAGGTTTGCTGGAGTCACTGGCGTTCCCTGTCACAGAGAGCACCCCTGATGCGAACGCCAGGGTCACCGCGATCATCATCAATCACCGCCTGGAGGACTACCAGAATTTTGCGGTGTTATTTGCCAGCGAGCAGAGTTGGGCCGCCTGCGATGAGCTCTGGATAAACTGCTTGGAAAAGAACCAGGCAGCCTTCCAGCAGCACGACACACTGATCAAACTAACCTCCACCCTCATGAGTAAACTCCACAGTGAGAGCCCAAATGTGAGCCAGTGCAGGAAGCTGATGAAAGTCATTGCAGACATTTTCTCTGCGCTTTGCCTAGAAGACAAGAACAAAGCGTTGGCTGCCATGTTGAGACTGTCCAGCAGGGGGTTCTTTGGGCGCTCCGTCCCCTCCGCTGTGACCGCCGGGTTTGAACAGGAGCTCAACATGGCCTTCAACTGCATCATCCAAGGACGGGGCGGAGTGTCGGCAGCGACGTCGCAGGGCAATCTgaacacagcagtctctctaGTAGCTCGAGTTGCGTTTCAGAACCCAGAAGCAGCTTTGAGGTCTTGTTGTCATTCAGCTATTTTCAATAAAGGCGCTTTCTCACTTATGGCTAAGATCCTGCAGCAGCTGCCTGGACTcagaggacagagggaaagaaaagTCGAAGCTCAAAGTAATGAAGATGAAAGCAGAGCGGCAGAGGAAAGTGTAGATGAAGGAAAGGATGCTCCGAGTGGCAGCGCTCTACTCTGCAGGTGTCTACAGGAGCTGCTCAAGACCAAATCGTTGTCAGCAAATGAGAAGGAGCAGCTCCTCAAGTGTCTGGGTCTGCTGATGATGCCTGTCATGACagtggagggagaggaagaacgGAGGCAGAGTTTTCTCACACCTCAGGAGGTCGTCAACATCTTCGTCCTGCCCAACCTCTCCACTACGG CTAAAAGCTGCTTTGATTTAGAACTGAGTCTGCAACTACTCCACACTGCTTTGTCTGTGGACGTCCAGGAACCAGCCTCATCTCCTCACTGGGTGCTGGACTGCTCTCCCTTTCCCCTGCTCTATGTCCTGGCCCAGCTGCTCAACCAGACTCTGAG ATGTTGGGAGCAACCACTAGAGAGCACTGTCCACCACTGGTCCATGGACACCAAGGAGCTGCTGGTGTCGGTGCTGACCACACTGGGGCAGGTGGTGGGTGCTGAGGTGGCGGCGGACCCCAGCAGCTGGTCCAGATCTTTGTTCTGGCTCCACGACAAAATGGAGGGACTGGACTGGACCATTCGTTTCTACCTAAAGCCCGTTTGGGGGGAACACTTTAAAAACGAGGTTCCGTCGTCTCTGCTGGCTGTGTGCGATCTACCTGAGCAG GAGTGGTCAGGTTTGGTCCTGCCTCAGTATGGCCAGGGTACAGGTCTTTTGGCCTGGATGGAGTGCTGCTCTGTATCAGACTCCCTGCAGTCCACCATGttgtcctgtctctctctggacCAGCGCCGGCCCGACCACGTCAACATGTTCAGCAAAGGCCTGCTGGTGGCTCTGACCCAGACCCTGCCCTGGTGCTCGCTCCCCCAGTGGACCAGACTGCTGAGAGTCCTGAGGGAGCTCATCACCTCGGGTCGCCTCCACGTTCCCTTCTCGCTCGAGTATGTGGACTATCTGCCCCTCCTGGATCTGAGGAGGTTTTCGTGCGATCTCCGCCTGTCTGTCCTCCTGCTTCGAGTCCTTCAGCTGCTCTGCGGGTCCAGCTGCTCCCACTGGCTGCCAGGAGACGGCTGGGCACACGCTGGCAGGTTATACGCCCACGCTGTGAGGGAGATGATGAACTCCGTGAGAGCCAAGCTGCCTCTTCCTTCATCTGGTGCTTTGACTGTCCCTGCTTCAACGTCCCCTCAAACACCAGTGTCTAGAGACTCCAGCCCTTCCTGCACTTCAATCAAAGCTCCTAAAATGTCCAAAGAGCTTCAACAAGCAAAAGGCTCTCCTCTGAAATCCAAAGAGTCCCaaatggaggaggaggaagagctgGTGGAGACCACTGTTCCAAGCCAAGAAGTCCTTTTTGTACTCAGCCAGCTCTTCTGCCATGTTCAGCACATCCAG GTGATGATGCCAGGAGGCCAGTGTGAACCCCTGTTCCTGTCCAGTCTGGAGATCCTCAGCCACTACGAGGCTATCATGGCCGCTTTCCCACACAGCAGCAGCCCGCTGGAAAGCGACAACACCCGCCACTTCTTCTCCACCATCACAGACAACCTGGAGAACCAGGAGATGAAGGCTGTCCTGCAGCAGAAGATCGCTCAGCTTGTGTCATCAGCAGCTTAA